The following DNA comes from Ornithinimicrobium avium.
GAACCGAGAGGGGCACGACATCCCAGTAGCACTCAACGGGCGACCTACCCGCGGGCCGGGACACGATCTACGTATAGAGGTTCACATGCGACCTCAGGCTGAGAGCGGTGTTCACCGGCCGACGGCTCGGCCCCAGCCTCCCACCCGAGACTGCCTCGGAGTAGGTGGCTGCACTCCCATTAGGCTGGCCCGCGTGCTGCCCCACCGACTCCTGCTCGCGGTCCTGGGCGGGGTCGCGATCCTGCTGGCCTTCCCCGGGTACGACGTGTGGTGGCTCGCCCCGGTCGGCTGCGGCGCCCTGGCGCTGGCGACGGCCGGTGCCCGCTGGACCACCGGCGCGCTGTGCGGAGTCCTGCTCGGCCTGACCTGGTTCACGCCGATGTTCGCCTGGGCCAGCACCTACGCCGGTCCGATGCCGTGGCTGGCGATGAGCGCCGCCTCCGCCCTCTACCCGGGCGCGCTGGGGGCCCTCCTGGCGCTGCTCCAGCGCGGGGGAGCGGTGCGTCCCCTCGTCGGAGCCGCGGCCTGGGTGCTGATGGAGCACGCCCGCTCGGTCACCCCCTTCGGCGGCTTCCCCTGGGCGCGACTGAGCTTCAGCCAGGCGGACTCCCCGCTGCTGGGCGCGGTCAGCCTCGTCGCGGTGCCGGGACTGGGTCTCCTCGTGGCACTGGTCGGCGGCCTCCTCGCCGTGGCGGCGCAGCGGCTCCTGGACCGCCGCCGACCCGACCGGGTCCGGGCCCTCGCGGCCCTCGGTGCAGCTCTCGTCCTCGTGCTGGCCCCCCTCCTCGTCCCGCGCCCCACCGCCGGCCAGCAGATCACCGTCGCCGCCGTCCAGGGCGACATCCCGCCCGGCTTCACCCGCACCCTGACCGCCGACCCCGGCACCATGCTGCAGCGCTACACCGACCGGACCCACGACCTGGCGGCCTCCGTGCGCGCCGGCACCACCCCATACCCCGACCTCGTGCTGTGGCCCGAGGGAGCGACCGACCTCGACCCGCTCGGGGCGCGCACCGGGGCGCTCGCCACCGAGCGGATCATGGCGGCGGTCGAGGACGTCGACGCCCCCGTCGTCCTCGGCGGCACCTCGCGCCGGGGGGATCCGGACGGCCCTCCCTGGAACATGGTCTTCAGCTACCTGCCGGGGGAGGGCCTGGACCGGACCTACAGCAAGGTCTACCTGGCGCCGTTCGGGGAGTTCATGCCGCTGCGACCGCTGATGCGGCACCTGAGCCCGTGGGTGGACCGGATCGCCGACTTCGCCGCCGGGGACCGTCCCGGCGTGATGCCGGTCCCGTTGCGCGACGGGGGGCAGGTCGACCTCGGGCTGGCCATCTGCTTCGAGGTCGTCGTCGACCCCGCCGTGCGCGACGTCGTCCTCGGCGGCGCCGACCTGCTCGTCGTGCCGACCAGCAACGCCTGGTTCGGCGAGGGTGACCAGTCGGTGCAGCACATCGCCGCCTCCCGGGTCCGCGCGGTCGAGTACGGCCGCTCGGTGGTCCACATCAGCAACGTCGGCGTCTCCGGGCTCATCACCCCCGACGGCGTCGTCCACGAGCGCACCGGGCTGTTCACCGAGGCCGTCCTGGTGGGTGAGCTGCCGCTGCGCAGTGCCCGCACCCTGGCCCTGACCACTGGGCCGTGGGTCGCCCCGGCCGCCCTCGTGGTGGTGCTGGCCGGGCTGCTGCGAGCCCGTAGGCTGCCCCGGTGACCCAGACCCCCCGCGCGCCGATCGAGCGGCTCTGTGTGTGCGTGCCGACCTACGACGAGGTCGACAACCTGGAGATGATCGTCCGCCGGATCCGCACCGCGGTCCCGCGCGCCGACGTCCTGGTGCTCGACGACAACAGCCCGGACGGGACCGGCGAGCTGGCCGACCGGCTGGCCGCCGCGGACCCGCAGGTCCACGTCCTGCACCGCCCCGGCAAGCAGGGGCTCGGGCCGGCCTACCTGGCCGGCTTCCGGTGGGCGGACGAGCGCGGCTACGACGCCGTGGTCGAGATCGACGCCGACGGGTCCCACCAGCCCGAGCAGCTGCCCTCGCTGCTGGCCGCGGCCGCCGACGCGGACGTCGTCGTCGGCTCGCGGTGGGTGCCCGGCGGCTCGGTGCACAACTGGCCGCTGCACCGCCGGGCACTGTCCGTCGGCGCCAACACCTACGCTCGCCTGGCCCTCGGGATCGACGTGCGCGACGCCACCGCGGGCTTCCGGGTCTACCGCCTCTCCGCGCTGCGCGCCATGGACACCCACGACGTGGCCTCACAGGGCTACTGCTTCCAGGTCGACCTCACCCTGCGGGCGGTGGACCGGGGACTGACCGTCGTGGAGGTCCCGGTCGCCTTCGTCGAGCGGGAGGTGGGCACCTCCAAGATGGACGACTCCATCGTGCGCGAGGCCGCCGTGCGGGTCGGGGTATGGGGCGTGCAGCGGCGCGCGCGCCAGCTGCGGGAACGTCTGGGCCGCGTGCGACGTTCCACCTGGCACCACCTGTAGGAGGAGCTCGATGAGCATGACC
Coding sequences within:
- the lnt gene encoding apolipoprotein N-acyltransferase; translation: MLPHRLLLAVLGGVAILLAFPGYDVWWLAPVGCGALALATAGARWTTGALCGVLLGLTWFTPMFAWASTYAGPMPWLAMSAASALYPGALGALLALLQRGGAVRPLVGAAAWVLMEHARSVTPFGGFPWARLSFSQADSPLLGAVSLVAVPGLGLLVALVGGLLAVAAQRLLDRRRPDRVRALAALGAALVLVLAPLLVPRPTAGQQITVAAVQGDIPPGFTRTLTADPGTMLQRYTDRTHDLAASVRAGTTPYPDLVLWPEGATDLDPLGARTGALATERIMAAVEDVDAPVVLGGTSRRGDPDGPPWNMVFSYLPGEGLDRTYSKVYLAPFGEFMPLRPLMRHLSPWVDRIADFAAGDRPGVMPVPLRDGGQVDLGLAICFEVVVDPAVRDVVLGGADLLVVPTSNAWFGEGDQSVQHIAASRVRAVEYGRSVVHISNVGVSGLITPDGVVHERTGLFTEAVLVGELPLRSARTLALTTGPWVAPAALVVVLAGLLRARRLPR
- a CDS encoding polyprenol monophosphomannose synthase; this translates as MTQTPRAPIERLCVCVPTYDEVDNLEMIVRRIRTAVPRADVLVLDDNSPDGTGELADRLAAADPQVHVLHRPGKQGLGPAYLAGFRWADERGYDAVVEIDADGSHQPEQLPSLLAAAADADVVVGSRWVPGGSVHNWPLHRRALSVGANTYARLALGIDVRDATAGFRVYRLSALRAMDTHDVASQGYCFQVDLTLRAVDRGLTVVEVPVAFVEREVGTSKMDDSIVREAAVRVGVWGVQRRARQLRERLGRVRRSTWHHL